A section of the bacterium genome encodes:
- a CDS encoding sulfatase, which translates to MTVRRNAVVLLVDSLRYDFVGFNGNARIRTPCLDAFARRAAVFDQAVVGSYPCLPCRREMWTGRYEFPFRGWGPLERSDVVFSELTRGAGYTTMFITDNYLLCYEDGNYQRGFCWDLIRGQEHDDWVTDPTLPIVLPCRPDKLRDPYGRVAQYLRNTASWRTEEDHFGPQVMRRTSEWLERNRTLDGFLLWVDCFDPHEPWDPPYPYDQLYNPGYQGERVFSPAYGRADSLSDEELAECRALYAGEVTMVDRWIGRVLEKLEDLGLLRNTLVAIITDHGYMFGEHGLLGKPWAALAESNLYREVARLPWILFHPEGAGAGRRIDALVQPVDLFATLLAWLDVPVPAPVHSRSLLPLLEGRAPRIRDHAFWGRFGEAIHVTDGNWEAFFWPEGAPYRDRLYHLSVDPAEATDRSDTDRDELRRLRETAQAWLRELGGPDLRHRPFVRDHV; encoded by the coding sequence GATTCGGACACCCTGCCTCGATGCGTTCGCGCGGCGGGCGGCCGTCTTCGATCAGGCCGTGGTGGGTTCCTACCCGTGTCTGCCGTGCCGGCGGGAGATGTGGACGGGTCGCTACGAGTTCCCGTTTCGGGGCTGGGGACCGCTTGAGCGCAGCGACGTGGTCTTTTCGGAGTTGACCCGCGGCGCGGGGTATACGACGATGTTCATCACCGACAACTATCTGCTCTGCTACGAAGATGGAAACTACCAGCGCGGCTTCTGCTGGGATCTCATCCGGGGGCAGGAGCATGACGACTGGGTGACCGATCCGACGCTGCCGATCGTGCTGCCGTGTCGGCCTGACAAGCTCCGCGACCCCTACGGCCGAGTCGCCCAGTACTTACGGAACACCGCTTCGTGGCGCACCGAGGAGGACCATTTCGGCCCTCAGGTCATGCGCCGTACGTCCGAATGGCTTGAGCGCAACCGGACGCTCGACGGATTTCTGCTATGGGTGGATTGCTTCGACCCGCACGAGCCCTGGGATCCGCCCTATCCGTACGACCAACTCTACAACCCGGGCTATCAGGGTGAGCGTGTTTTCTCCCCAGCGTACGGCCGTGCTGATTCGCTGTCGGATGAGGAACTGGCCGAGTGTCGGGCGCTCTACGCGGGTGAAGTCACGATGGTCGACCGCTGGATCGGGCGCGTGCTGGAGAAACTCGAGGACCTCGGCCTGCTGCGGAATACCCTGGTGGCGATCATCACCGATCACGGCTATATGTTCGGCGAGCACGGGCTCCTGGGGAAACCCTGGGCCGCGCTCGCCGAGTCGAACCTCTATCGTGAAGTGGCACGCCTCCCGTGGATCTTGTTTCATCCTGAGGGGGCGGGCGCCGGGCGCCGCATCGACGCGCTCGTGCAGCCGGTCGATCTATTCGCGACCCTCCTGGCGTGGTTGGATGTGCCGGTCCCCGCTCCCGTCCATTCGCGCAGCCTGCTGCCGCTGTTGGAGGGCCGAGCCCCGCGCATCCGTGACCACGCGTTCTGGGGGCGCTTCGGGGAGGCGATACACGTTACCGACGGGAACTGGGAGGCGTTCTTCTGGCCGGAGGGGGCACCGTACCGGGACCGGCTCTATCACCTCTCGGTCGATCCGGCCGAGGCCACCGACCGCTCGGACACAGACCGCGATGAACTTCGGCGTCTACGCGAGACCGCGCAGGCGTGGCTCCGCGAACTCGGAGGGCCTGATCTCCGCCATCGGCCATTCGTGCGCGACCATGTCTAA